A genomic stretch from Heliangelus exortis chromosome 16, bHelExo1.hap1, whole genome shotgun sequence includes:
- the RBM12 gene encoding RNA-binding protein 12 isoform X1: protein MAVVIRLQGLPIVAGTMDIRHFFSGLTIPDGGVHIVGGELGEAFIVFATDEDARLGMMRTGGTIKGSKVTLLLSSKTEMQNMIELSRRRFETANLDMPPANASRSGPPPSSGMSGRVNLPTTVPNFNNPSPSVVTASTTVHESNKNISTFSTASMGTAPPNLGSTFGSPTFSSTIPSTASPMNTVPPPPIPPIPAMPSLPPMPSIPPIPVPPPVPTLPPVPPVPPIPPVPPVPPMTPMPPMSGMPPMNPPPVAPLPAGMNGSGAAVNMNSGLNPLFIGPMNPVNPIQMNSQSSVKPIPINPDDLYVSVHGMPFSATESDVKDFFMGLRVDAVHMLKDHVGRNNGNGLVKFFSPQDTFEALKRNRMLMIQRYVEVSPATERQWVAAGGHITFKQTLGPSGQSHPPPPQPHPRSKSPGAPKRSRSRSPHEQGFCVYLKGLPFESENKHVIDFFKKLDIVEDSIYIAYGPNGKAIGEGFVEFRNEADYKAALCHHKQYIGNRFIQVHPITKKAMLEKIDVIRKRLQNFNYDQREAIMNAEGGDPGLPKLCAHISNIPYNITKMEIVQFLEGLAVEENSIQILVDNNGQGLGQALVQFKAEDDARKAERLHRKKLNGRDVVLRLITVEEMREIERSPQAQGKKMLKMPIQGNATGPGAQGAGGEEHSFMGGNAKEANNGPPFNFPGNFSGSGTFGPPLPPPGIGGFPEARQGMPAVPASGLPAANLEVPGFAGGPGNMGGPAGFAGGPQSFGNGPGNLSGPPAFGAGPPGMAGGIGHLSGPPGFGPGPGNIHISGPPGFATGSGKPGPTVIKVQNMPFTVSVDEILDFFYGYQVIPGSVCLKYNEKGMPTGEAMVAFESRDEAMAAIVDLNERPIGSRKVKLVLG from the coding sequence ATGGCTGTGGTCATCCGCTTGCAAGGTCTCCCGATTGTGGCGGGGACCATGGACATTCGCCACTTCTTCTCTGGATTGACCATTCCCGATGGGGGCGTGCATATTGTAGGGGGTGAACTGGGTGAGGCTTTCATCGTTTTTGCCACTGATGAAGATGCAAGGCTTGGTATGATGCGCACAGGTGGTACGATTAAAGGGTCGAAAGTGACGCTGCTGCTGAGCAGTAAAACGGAAATGCAGAACATGATAGAACTCAGTCGTAGGCGCTTTGAAACTGCCAACCTAGATATGCCTCCAGCAAACGCTAGCAGGTCAGGACCACCACCTAGCTCTGGGATGAGTGGAAGGGTTAACTTACCTACTACTGTACCTAACTTTAACAATCCTTCTCCTAGCGTAGTAACAGCTTCTACTACTGTGCatgaaagcaataaaaacatATCTACGTTTTCTACTGCCAGTATGGGGACTGCACCTCCAAATCTTGGGAGTACCTTTGGTAGCCCAACATTTAGCTCAACTATACCTAGCACAGCGTCCCCAATGAACACAGTACCTCCTCCACCAATCCCTCCTATCCCAGCTATGCCATCTTTGCCACCAATGCCTTCtatcccccccatccctgttcCCCCTCCTGTACCCACGCTGCCTCCCGTTCCTCCGGTTCCTCCCATACCCCCCGTGCCCCCTGTGCCTCCAATGACACCTATGCCTCCCATGTCAGGAATGCCTCCTATGAATCCTCCGCCCGTGGCACCTTTGCCCGCTGGAATGAACGGGTCTGGAGCAGCAGTGAATATGAACAGCGGCTTGAATCCATTGTTTATTGGTCCCATGAATCCTGTAAATCCAATCCAGATGAATTCTCAAAGTAGTGTCAAGCCGATTCCAATCAATCCAGACGATTTGTATGTCAGCGTTCATGGAATGCCCTTTTCTGCAACAGAATCTGATGTGAAAGACTTTTTCATGGGGCTCCGTGTGGATGCAGTCCATATGCTGAAGGATCATGTAGGTCGGAATAATGGGAATGGACTAGTTaagtttttttctcctcaagaTACATTTGAAGCACTGAAGCGAAACAGAATGCTGATGATTCAGCGCTATGTGGAGGTTAGTCCTGCAACAGAGAGGCAGTGGGTGGCTGCTGGAGGCCACATAACTTTCAAGCAAACCCTGGGTCCCTCTGGGCAgtctcaccctcctcctccccagcctcatCCTAGGTCCAAATCTCCTGGTGCACCGAAAAGGTCACGGTCGAGATCTCCCCATGAGCAGGGCTTCTGTGTTTATTTGAAAGGCCTTCCCTTTGAATCGGAGAACAAACACgtgatagatttttttaaaaagctggatATAGTTGAAGACAGCATTTATATAGCTTATGGACCTAATGGGAAGGCAATAGGAGAGGGGTTTGTTGAGTTCAGGAATGAAGCTGATTATAAagcagctttgtgtcatcaTAAGCAGTACATAGGGAATCGCTTTATCCAGGTCCATCCAATTACTAAAAAGGCAATGTTAGAAAAGATAGATGTGATCCGTAAGAGGTTGCAGAACTTCAACTATGACCAGAGAGAAGCCATCATGAATGCTGAGGGAGGAGATCCAGGCTTGCCCAAATTGTGTGCACATATATCGAATATTCCATACAATATAACAAAAATGGAAATCGTTCAGTTTTTAGAGGGACTGGCAGTAGAAGAAAACTCTATACAAATTCTTGTTGATAATAACGGGCAAGGTTTAGGACAAGCACTGGTTCAGTTTAAAGCTGAAGATGATGCTCGTAAGGCAGAGCGTTTGCACCGTAAAAAGCTGAACGGAAGGGATGTTGTGTTGAGATTGATAACTGTGGAAGAAATGAGAGAGATTGAGAGAAGCCCCCAGGCTCAAGggaaaaagatgctgaaaatgCCCATACAAGGAAATGCAACTGGACCAGGAGCACAGGGGGCAGGTGGGGAAGAGCATTCCTTCATGGGGGGAAATGCTAAAGAAGCCAACAACGGTCCTCCGTTTAATTTCCCTGGTAACTTCAGTGGCTCTGGCACTTTTGGTCCCCCTCTGCCACCACCTGGAATTGGTGGCTTTCCTGAGGCTAGACAAGGAATGCCTGCAGTTCCAGCTAGTGGTTTACCTGCAGCAAATCTTGAGGTCCCAGGTTTTGCAGGTGGTCCTGGTAACATGGGGGGCCCGGCAGGTTTTGCAGGGGGTCCTCAGAGTTTTGGTAACGGTCCTGGCAATTTAAGTGGACCCCCTGCCTTTGGTGCTGGTCCTCCTGGTATGGCTGGTGGTATTGGGCATTTAAGTGGACCTCCGGGGTTTGGACCTGGACCAGGAAATATACATATCAGTGGACCCCCAGGTTTTGCAACAGGTTCTGGGAAGCCAGGACCAACTGTCATAAAAGTTCAAAATATGCCTTTTACTGTTTCGGTGGATGAaattttggatttcttttatGGTTACCAAGTGATCCCTGGTTCAGTGTGCTTAAAGTACAACGAGAAAGGCATGCCCACTGGAGAAGCAATGGTTGCATTTGAGTCTCGTGATGAAGCTATGGCAGCTATTGTGGATTTAAATGAAAGGCCTATAGGCTCCAGAAAAGTAAAACTTGTTCTAGGGTAG
- the ROMO1 gene encoding reactive oxygen species modulator 1, producing MAGAGRPRLFLYVTPRAGSGGRTGRWRRRARREMPVTVGPYGQSQPSCFDRVKMGFMMGFAVGMAAGALFGTFSCLRIGMRGRELMGGVGKTMMQSGGTFGTFMAIGMGIRC from the exons ATGGCGGGGGCGGGCAGGCCACGCCTCTTCCTCTACGTCACACCGCGCGCCGGAAGTGGAGGCCGTACCGGGCGGTGGCGGCGGAGGGCGCGGAGAGAG ATGCCGGTGACCGTGGGCCCCTACGGGCAGTCGCAGCCCAGCTGCTTCGACAGAGTGAAGATGGGGTTCATGATGGGCTTTGCTGTGGGCatggcagcaggagcactgTTTGGAACCTTCTCCTGCCTCAG gaTTGGCATGAGAGGGCGAGAGCTGATGGGAGGAGTTGGCAAAACGATGATGCAGAGCGGAGGGACCTTTGGGACGTTCATGGCCATCGGGATGGGGATTCGCTGCTga
- the NFS1 gene encoding cysteine desulfurase yields MLLRRCLRGPLSAPAPRRLWAAAPGPAPAPTPEPGRAEPPAPGPSGDGSAALRPLYMDVQATTPLDPRVLDSMLPFLTAYYGNPHSRTHAYGWESEAAMERARRQVADLIGADPREIIFTSGATESNNMAIKGVARFYKSRKKHIITTQTEHKCVLDSCRSLEAEGFRVTYLPVKKNGLIDMKELEAAFQPDTSLVSVMTVNNEIGVKQPIRDIGEICRAQKVFFHTDAAQAVGKIPMDVNDMKIDLMSISGHKIYGPKGVGAIYVRRRPRVRLEPLQSGGGQERGLRSGTVPTPLAVGLGAACEVAQQEMEYDHKRISQLAERLVTKIMREVPDVVMNGDREHRYPGCINLSFAYVEGESLLMALKDVALSSGSACTSASLEPSYVLRAIGTDEDLAHSSIRFGIGRFTTEEEVDYTVQKCIQHVKRLREMSPLWEMVQDGIDLKSIKWTQH; encoded by the exons ATGCTGCTGCGCCGCTGCCTGCGGGGTCCGCTCTCCGCTCCCGCCCCTCGCCGGCTCTGGGCGGCAGCACCGGGACCGGCACCGGCACCGACACCGGAACCGGGACGCGCAGAGCCACCGGCACCGG GGCCGAGCGGTGATGGCAGCGCTGCCCTCCGGCCGCTCTACATGGACGTCCAGGCCACCACCCCGCTG GATCCCCGGGTCCTGGACTCCATGCTCCCCTTCCTGACTGCCTACTATGGGAACCCCCACTCCAGGACCCACGCCTACGGCTGGGAGAGCGAGGCTGCCatggagagagccaggagg caagtTGCAGATTTAATAGGAGCTGATCCAAGGGAAATTATATTTACAAGTGGTGCAACAGAATCAAATAATATGGCAATCAag GGTGTTGCCAGGTTCTACAAGTCCAGGAAGAAGCACATCATCACCACCCAGACTGAGCACAAGTGTGTCCTGGACTCCTGCCGCTCCCTGGAGGCAGAAGGGTTCCGGGTCACCTACCtgcctgttaaaaaaaatggactCATAGATATGAAG gagctggaggctgccTTCCAGCCAGACACAAGCTTGGTGTCTGTGATGACTGTGAACAACGAAATCGGAGTCAAGCAGCCGATCCGTGACATTG GTGAGATCTGCCGTGcacagaaggtttttttccacacgGATGCTGCACAAGCAGTTGGTAAAATTCCTATGGATGTCAATGACATGAAAATTGATCTCATGAGCATCAGTGGCCATAAAATTTATGGGCCCAAAG ggGTTGGTGCCATCTACGTTCGCCGCCGGCCGCGCGTGAGGCTGGAGCCCCTGCAGAGTGGGGGAGGCCAGGAGAGGGGTCTGCGCTCAGGGACAGTGCCCACCCCCctggcagtggggctgggggcagcctgTGAAGTGGcacagcaggagatggag TACGACCACAAACGAATCTCTCAGCTGGCAGAAAGATTGGTGACAAAAATAATGAGGGAAGTTCCTGACGTGGTGATGAACGGAGACAGAGAGCACCGCTACCCAG GCTGCATCAATTTATCTTTTGCGTATGTGGAAGGGGAGAGTCTTCTGATGGCTCTGAAAGATGTGGCCCTGTCTTCAGGAAG tGCTTGCACATCagcttctctggagccttcctACGTGTTGCGGGCGATCGGAACAGATGAAGATTTGGCTCACTCATCTATCAG gtttgGCATCGGTCGTTTCACTACAGAAGAAGAGGTGGATTACACAGTGCAGAAGTGCATCCAGCATgtgaagaggctgagggagatgag CCCCCTCTGGGAAATGGTGCAGGATGGAATCGACCTCAAAAGCATTAAGTGGACTCAGCACTGA